The Glycine max cultivar Williams 82 chromosome 17, Glycine_max_v4.0, whole genome shotgun sequence genome contains the following window.
tATCTCGATAAACTCCTAACGAgtgtttatgtaaaaaaaattacactacaaATGCAGATAAATTATACTCTTTTGGAGTTTAATAGATATATCCTTACTCCTTGTCAACATAGAAGTTTcatattattaatcattaaaaataattttatatgattttaaaaataattattataaatatcaataaatttgttaatataaaaaattatgattaaataataatatattattttggtttgatttttttttctttgtctcaaatatagaattttttaataaattttactttatttaatgatgttatCTTTTaagatatcattttaattttaactgaaGTGTTAGTTTTAAtaacttttctttattattataccgagttttaataaaagataagttgaaaagaaatctttttaattaaaattaatgtaattaaatgtgattaactaatttttttaattgatgtgaattaattttttatatttaagaccaaagagaatagaaaatattaaaaaaatatcatataaaataaacttattaaattttataacaactaACCtgtcatataaaaatattttttcattaataatgaGTGTacaaattctaaatttttttaagcttACAATAGTTTAATTATTCTATAAACTATCTAAGAGTTTAATTGTTTGTCTTTTACactgttaaataattataatatatggtTGTGACTTTTAAggtaattctatttttaaaaaaagttattttaattagattcGTGCTAGTTTTTGTAATTGGATTCCTGGAGTTAGTAAAACTGTcatgaattataattattttttacgcTTTCAAGCCTCTATCTATAAACTAAGTCCAAAacgtctttcaaaaaaaaaaaaactaagtccGAAGACTtaattctctttaaaaaaaagagtccaaaaaacttaattataaaaattatagaaaatcaaAGACTCAAATGTAAGGagtgaatttattaaaatagaagGCAAAATATAGTTTCTAAAACAGTAGACAGCACATCAACAACACAAAGTAGCacactttatttttctctttttatgttCACACTCACTGGTTCTGGTTTCTGATTCCCCTCATATAAAAACGcaacctttttcttctttctgctCTCTCCGTGCgtctttttttctcttgaacAAAAAAATCACCTTTCCCTTATTAGGGTTTTGAAATGTGGAGGGAGAATGGGAGGCTCTGAATCCGTTTCTGTGCCACTTTCCATTTCCAATGGCGAAGAGCCCCAATTGGGTGCATCTTCTTCCCCCGCCGCTCCTCCTGAGCCATCAGATCTCAATCACGCGGCGGAGGAAGAGGCACTCTCCAGGGAGCTTCAGAGCAAGTTGGATTTGAAGGATGGGGATGAGAGTGAAGAGAGAGTTTCGGACTTGAACGATGGTAGAGGTGTTTGTGATGAAGAAACTGGTAAGCCTGACGGAGATAGTAGGGGTTGGGAGACCAATAGTTGGAATGAGGAAGTGGGTGTTGATGCTGAAGTTCATGTTTTTGGTGATGGTGATGTTCATGATGCTGGTGATGGTGATGTTCATGATGTTGGTGAtggtgatgttgatgttgatgttgatgatgaagtggagaagaaggaaggggGAAACAGTGGTTTAGCTCAGCACTACCCTTTGAGGCCTGAAGCTGAGGACTGtgcattttatattaaaactgGGAATTGCAAGTTTGGGTTTAATTGCAAGTTCAACCACCCCATTAGGAGGAAAAGTCAGGTACTTCTTATACCTTTTGTTAGATGCTATGTTTGTTATGTGATGCATAGGTTTAGATATGGTTGGTTGCATTGATTTATGTTAGTGATCCATgtattggttttggttttgataTTGCATTGTTGAGAGATAAGCTTTAGAATGATTGACTTGTGTAAAAGGTTATCTGTTGGTCTGAGATTTCCTTTGTGTATGGGGGCGTTGTATTATTAGTGGAATTGTTGGGTTGAGAAGAAGGGTGTTTTGCCTTTGCTGAAGGTATACTTTTGATTGGCGGGACTGGTAATTGGTAATAACTGTTACATCATGGCTGGTACATGATattgaattgtaattttttagagGAATTGCTATCTTAGGTGATGTGTTTATATGCTTTTATATTGTGTCTGTTTTGTTCAGTCTTTTTGCTCTATAGCATTGCCAAATGACTTATTGAGGCTTCAAAATTTGCCTATTTTTGTGAGGTCTCTTGTATTACTTCTCCAGACTTAATAAGGTGTGTGGTGATTGAGTATATCAATGAGGTTCTCTTGGCCATTTTATGACTGGAATCATATTATACAATGTTCACTTCTTAAAATGTTCGTCTTCGTCTTCATGTAATGATGAACTAAGGCTGTTAAAGAGAAGgcaggagaaagagaagaaaccaCAGAAAGATCGGGCATGACAGAATGCAAGGTTATTGTCAGAATTATGCTTTTAaacaaattcttttgtaaattttaatttccatgTTGTGTTATCTCTGCATATTATCACTTTTGGCATTGATGTTCATGTTATAATCATTAAAATACAAGTATACAACTATACAAGTTCCTCCAGCCATGTGATTTGCCATGGAAGATTGTATGTAAGCCTCTGTAAGGTTAATTCAAGGTGGTTCAACATAacatataatttcatatttttcatttccTTCCGTAACAGTGAGATCATAGATCATTTATATGCTTTATGTTCAACTTTGGGTAATGTTCAATTTTGGTTTGGCAAAGTAATATAAATACAATGTATTCTATATTAGAACTTCTTGATCAATAAACTGTGgttgagaattaaaatatttctcTTTTAATAACTATTGTTTTCATTATATGTTGATCTATGTCATCTACATAGTGTACATTAGACATGGACAGGgaaaacaaattgaaatttCTGTCATGGTGGTTTGGTTTTTATCATGGCATATTTGTTGGCTGAGTTctttctgttttgctttatcGTGCTTCCCTAGCAAGGATAATGATGACACtgatatgaattattataaaatgaatggatgaaaaaaatcataagtaaATGCTTTTGAACTACACTATCAATTGTTAGgttgaaaaaattattggaCCTTCAAAACAACTTATGGGGAAAGCAAGTTTGTATGATTTTTTCTCTTGCCCAAACCATGTAATCAGCATATATAACTATTCCTGACgtgtttataaattttttttcctgatgTTATGGCAGTATTATCAAAGGTCTGGGGGTTGTAAGTTTGGTAAATCTTGTAAATATAACCACACAAGAGGAAAAATTTCAACAGCACCAGCACCACTTTTGGAACTTAACTTTCTTGGCCTGCCTATTCGTCTGGTATGACCTTAGTTActtacctatatatatatatatatatatatatatatatatatatatgtatgtatgtatgtatatgtatataaaatttCTGCCTCTTTCTGTAGTCTTCTAAAATAGTTGTTTCTGGGTTATTAATAAGGTCATTTTTCATGATAGGGAGAGAGAGAGTGCCCCTACTACATGCGCACTGGCTCTTGTAAGTTTGGAGCAAACTGCAAGTTCAACCATCCTGACCCTACAGCTGTTGGAGGAGTAGGAGGTGATCCTGCTTCAGGGTATGGTAATGGAGGGTCTATTTCATTACAAGGTGTATCACAAACATCTGTACCCTCCTGGTCTTCTCCAAGAACATTAAATGAATCATCTCCTTTTGTGCCAATGATGCTTTCACCTACTCAAGGAGTTTCTACCCAAAGTTCTGATTGGAATGGATATCAGGTAAACAGAGTCAATGCCAATAACCATATGGCAAGGagcaatttattatataattagtaCAAGATAACATTTAGTCTGCCAGTTTTCTATTATGCAATGTTAATGCTCTcttcacctagtgggataaggctttgttgttgttgttgtggttgtAATGTTTATGCAGATACATTTGCAGTGCCAtgtcctctttttctttttgcaacTTCATATTGTCCTGCCATtggtttccattttttttaagacgACTTTCTAGATTGTGATATAATGTCATTATGCCACCTGTTGACTATTGCAGACTTGTCATTTATCCTATGTGTTTTGTTACAGGTATATTGGATACTGTAGCAAAATGAGTATTAGGATATTTGAGGTTTGGGTGTTATATGCCCAAATCAATTACttgaaagtaaaaagaaatgaGTTCCTAAGAATTATAAGCCACAATTTTGTTTATCTGGTGTGTGATCCATTTTGTTGAACTAGCAGGCATATTAAAGAGTCATGCAGATTAAGCAATGCACATTTGGCTTTATGCCCAGGAGCAATTTTACTGATccctaaaaaagtaaatatataatgtATGGTATCTAATGTTTTGAATTTGTGATCATTCTGAAGCTCCCTTCCCTTTCTccctagtatttttttttttctctgcctTGATTTTTATGGGGCAATATTTGACTCATTCATATGTGGTGCAAGCCACCGAGTGGTTTTTTCTTGTTCCTTTACCTGAGTTAACTATTCTTCCAGTTGAACTCTTGTAAGTGATTATTTCCCATCAAATTGTGACCCATCTGTGGTTTGTAAAGGCATCTGTCTACTTACCTGAGAGGAACATGCATCCACCTTCTACATTTGTCATGAACAACCCAGCAATTGATACAAATGTTTACATGCACCATCAAAAGCAGATGCCTGTTGATGAGTTTCCAGAAAGGCCTGGTGAACCTGAATGCAGCTACTTCTTAAAAACTGGGGATTGTAAGTTCAAGTCTAATTGTAAATTCAACCATCCAAAGAATCGGGTTGCAAGATTACCTCCATGCAACCTCAGTGACAAGGGTCTGCCTTTGAGACCTGTAAGGCTTTATTCTTAAAAGcttgaaatttattttctttactttagCTTAACATTGCATTGTAACCTAGAGATGATTGAGTTTCTGATTTTGTAAAGATATTTCCTTTAGTTTGTTTAGCCATATGGGACTACAAGCTTGATTAGCTAGTTTCTcttatttagtattttatttgtCATGAAATCCAGGACCAAAGTGTCTGCTCCCATTACAGTCGCTATGGAATTTGCAAATTTGGACCAGCTTGTAAGTTTGACCACCCGATAAACTTGCAGCCCGTGATGATTCCTGGACTTGGTCAGCAATCCTACTCAAACTCAGCTAGTGTTGAAGTGGCTGGGATATTTGGAAGTACAGGTGTTGTAACTGATGCGACAATTCAGCAATCTGTGTAAACATGTTTGTCTGAGGATCTTTTTGCTTTGAGGATCATAACACCCGAAATTTGTAGTTTTCTTCttaaacatgataaatttattttacttttcc
Protein-coding sequences here:
- the LOC100809626 gene encoding zinc finger CCCH domain-containing protein 67; this encodes MGGSESVSVPLSISNGEEPQLGASSSPAAPPEPSDLNHAAEEEALSRELQSKLDLKDGDESEERVSDLNDGRGVCDEETGKPDGDSRGWETNSWNEEVGVDAEVHVFGDGDVHDAGDGDVHDVGDGDVDVDVDDEVEKKEGGNSGLAQHYPLRPEAEDCAFYIKTGNCKFGFNCKFNHPIRRKSQAVKEKAGEREETTERSGMTECKYYQRSGGCKFGKSCKYNHTRGKISTAPAPLLELNFLGLPIRLGERECPYYMRTGSCKFGANCKFNHPDPTAVGGVGGDPASGYGNGGSISLQGVSQTSVPSWSSPRTLNESSPFVPMMLSPTQGVSTQSSDWNGYQASVYLPERNMHPPSTFVMNNPAIDTNVYMHHQKQMPVDEFPERPGEPECSYFLKTGDCKFKSNCKFNHPKNRVARLPPCNLSDKGLPLRPDQSVCSHYSRYGICKFGPACKFDHPINLQPVMIPGLGQQSYSNSASVEVAGIFGSTGVVTDATIQQSV